The Candidatus Margulisiibacteriota bacterium genomic sequence TATCTTTATTTATTTCTATTTCCTTATTTTCTATTTTTTCAACATTTTTTTGACTATCTAAATAATTTAAAGCCCATTCTAAAAATATTGGGTGCATTTCCAATTTCTCTAATTTTTTAACTATTTCTTCGGTTATTTCTTTTTCTTCAACTGAACCTTGGCGACAATTCATTTCCTTTTTCTTATGGGTGCAGTGATAATAATTATAACCTTTAACTTCTTGAGAGCTTCTAATATATTTTGTTTTGTGTTCGGCGGTTATACCGCAACCACAAGAACCACATTTAAACATGCCCGAATATGTAAATTCGTGCTTTTGTGGTCGTCTTTTGCAACCCCTAAGCCCCAAAATTTCTTGTATTCGGTTAAATTCATCTAAACTAATCAATGGCTTATGTTTTCCTTTGCTTTCTTTGTTATTATAAACGATTATACCGGTATAAAAGGGGTTAGAAAGCATTTTATACCAAACAGAACGGGAAAGTTTATTTCCACCCGTTTTAGCCTTTTTCCTTGTCTTATAATTCCATTCATTATTTAACTTATCTAACACTTCTTGAGCTGTATAAGTGCCTGTCAGCATTAAATCAAAAGCCTTACGAAGCAGTATAAATCGCTTTTTGTCGTGGATTATGGTTCTTTGTCCTTTTTCCAGCCTCATATCGTTTAAATAGCCTTCAGGAGCAACACCAGGAAGCCAACCAAGAGAAACCTTCTTCTCTAGACCTCTTTTTACATCCTTGCCCAATTTTGATGAAAAATATTGCGATTGGCTTAATGCCAACTGCAACATCATGATCCCCTCGGGACTGTTATCAAAATTATATGAGCCAAATTTCAAATCTTGTATTACTCCGGTTCTTACTAAATATGTAATAGTTGAAGCGTCAATTTCATTTCTTGATAATCTGTCCGGGTGCCAAGCAATAATGCCGGAAGCCTCACCAAGTTTTATTCGTCTTATCATTTCCTCGAATGAAGGGCGGTTATATGGCTTAAAAGCCGAATGTCTTTCTTCTAGTACTTCTACAATATCCAAATGAGGATGAATCTCTTTCACCTTGTCTTTTTGGCTTTCAATAGATAAAGCCTGCCGTTCCTCACCTTCGGTTGACTTGCGGACATAGGCAAAATATTTAATTTTATTTTTTACTTCTTCCATATCTATTTTTTATTACACAATTTTTTTGTAAGGCTTTTAGATCTCTAATAACTTCCGTTAAAAGCTCATCTTTATCAAAAATAAATGTTTTTTCTTGATAATCTTTTTTAAGTAAAAGTAAAACTTTTGCTAAAGCACCAAAATAATTTTCAATGTTAGTATTAATTGTTATTGTCTCTCTGTTGTTTGTTTCCATATTATTATTTTTATATACAAAAAGGGGTAGTCGTGGACACCCAACAAAACATCGCCAAAGGCAATATTCATCGGCACAACTACCCCTTTCTGGGGACGAATATTAAAAAAGCCTTAGCGATTATTATTTTGTTAGGTGTCAACAATATAATAACAATTATTTTTTAATATTTCAAGGTGCTGTATTTTTCAAAGTCTTTACGGCTCATGGGGGCATATGTCAATTTTACAAGCGAAACAAGAGCGGTTGCTTGTCGCAAGGCTTCCGCTCGATCAATATTATCGCCAAATTCTTTTTGGTATAAAGCGATAAAATCGTCTAATTGTTCGTCTGTAAATTTCATAACGGTTTAAATAAAACGCTTCTATCATATTTTCCTTTAATAAATGGAATAAAATTTAGGGAATAAGCAAAATATTCAACTTCACCAATCCAATCAGATTTAAAGACTTTTTCATAAACTGGGCTTAATATAGACAAAAATTTTTCAACAAATTTTTGAGCGATATAACCCAACAATTCAACTGATTGTTTTAGGTTTTGAGAGCGGAAAAATTTTTTCTTGCCAAAAGTTCTTTCATCCATTTCTTTGCCAAGATATTTAGAGACATAGGCTCCAACATTATTAACATCGTCTATTTTATTTATTTTAACGAACCCTTGACCCCATAATTCTTGTAATTCAGTTATCTCAATAAAAGGGAGGTTGCAAAGCAAATGATAATGGACTGCTCCTCGTTTTTGGAATTCGGGAACCGCCAAATATTCAAAATTATTATATTTATAATTCATCCTTAAAACGAATTTATTAAATATATAATTTGCTGTTTTTAAGTCAGTGATATTTTCGGCAAAGGTTAAAGTTAAAAACTTGTTTAATTGCGGGTTGGAATTAACTAATCTTCTTATTTCAGTTCTTGTTCTATTAACTGAAAACTTCATTCTTTGTTTTCTTAATTTTTCTTGTTCAAATAAATCTAATTGTTTTGGCTCTTTTGTGAGAATTTCATCTTTTTTAGTTTCATATTCCCGCCAGACATTTTTCTTATATTTATATAATTCAACCTGTTTGCCCGATACCACGACTTTAAAGTCATAAGTATAAGCCATAACAATTTTCTTTAGATGTGTGGTTATAATCAAGTTAAGAACACATCAAGTCTTAACTCTCATTTACCGGTCGTATTTTCTTTTTTCGGCTCCCCCGAGGGGATACCGCCGAAAAAAGAAAAGAACATACGACCGGTCGAACTGCAAAATTTTCGGAAAGGGAATGATTGTCTATCGTGGCTTTCCATTTTAACGTCAGCTTATCGCCTATCAAGGTAGTACTAGTCTCCACCTTGACTGTCGCAAGCAATCAGACGTTGTCTTATGTCTCGCCGATAGATAATCTAAGGCGACGTTATCCGGCAATTTAAAAATCAGTCGTCAATCTAATTTTATGAATATTTCAGTCAAATCAAATTGGACAGGTTCAGAGAACACTTCTGATCTTGTCAGAAAACAGATTGCCAAACGTTGGGGCGAAGATGAAGCCAAACGTTATAATCCGTTTGTTAATTGCTTCACTTTCAAAGGCTGGCTCAAGAACGGCTATGTCGTCAAAAAAGACGAGAAAGCTATCCGGTCTTTCATTATCGTTGAAAAGAAAGACAAGAAAACGGGAGCCGTTATTGAGAGACGGCCAAAAACAATCTATTTGTTTTTTGACCTACAAGTCGAGCCTCAATAAGCTCGAACAAATTTAGGAGTTGATCCTTCGGGATTGACTCCTTTTTTTGTATAGACATTTAAAGAACTATCTAACTATTAATTCCTTTTGTTTTAAGAATTCTTCTTCACTTAAAACACCCCTATATCCCGACTTATGTTCTCGACCGCAATCAGCACAAATACTAATTGGTCGCCAATAATGTTTTTTAGGGCGGAGTTTAATATCGTAGCAACTGTCATAAATTCCAGTTGGTTTAATAACTAAAGCTTGCTTACATTTTGGACAAATATTTAAATTAAACTCGTGTCTCTCGTGGCATTTCTCGCAAAATTTATGCTCAAGCTCTAGTTTGTATTTATTCCATTTAGTAAATAACAATTTTGATTTAAGAAAAAATCTAAGCTCCGATAACCATGAGAAAAAACCATTATCTTTTGGTTCGGGTTCTTCTTTTAACATTTGCGTTCTATCAATTGAGCGTTCCCGAAAAATAATAACTCCGGGAATAATTCTCAAAATGCGAAAACAATCAGTCCATTCATCTATTACTATTCGAGCACTTTTAGCAACGAGCGTTATATTTTGTGTTGTGCCGTAAATATCAACGTGATGATGTCTGTGTTGCTGAAAGAATCTTCTAATCGCTCCACTTTCATTTTCCCAATTTCTAGGGTCGAGCGGTTCGGCGATTTCATCGCAGATTACAATGCAATTTCTAACATCGACAATATCTTCTATTTCTTGATAATAATGAAGATTATTTTTATCAGTATCCCATTCACCTAAAACATCAAAATTTTTCCAGTTAAGCCATAAGTTGGAATAAACTTGATAACCAGCAATAAGATAAGGATAAACGAAGGTCGCCATCATCAAAGATTTTCCGCTTCCCGGAAGTCCAGTTATTAATTTAAACTTTGAACCGTCTAGTGCCATATAATTATTCTCTTAAACCTGAGTTATTAATTAATATTTTTATCGCCATAATTGACCATAAAAAGGGATAGACTGAAAATATTAAACCAACTATTTGCCACAAAGTGTCAGTTGGAAAAATAAAATCAATAAGACTCGACCATTGTCTTATCATTCCAAAAAAAGTTGTAACATTTGACCAAGGAATAAGGTTATTAACTGCTTGTCCGATAGCGTAAAGAAGCCCTGATATAAAAGCAGTAATAAGCACAACCTTGATAAATTGAATTAATGCGTTCATATATTTATTGTCCGCTTGTCATCTTATCGATGAAAGCTTTACCATTTTTAATTACCCATAAACCAAACAATCCCCATAAAGCCCATTTGATAATTGTCTTTATAGCTAAAAATAATTGATTAGTTTTTTGAGCGTTAACTGTTCCTAAAGTGGAGCTAGAAGTAAAAATATCTTTACCCCATAAAACAACTGTTGCGGTTGATGTTCCATGGGTAGGAATTTGAGCTGTTAAATTCCCATTAACCGGCGAAAGAAAGGCAAGTTCTGACATAACATCCTTGTTAGCACTTGCTTTCCATGAATCATTTAAATTAGTGTAAATATTAAAAGGGAATACATTTTTTAATATATTTCCTGCCTTATAAATTCCGTCTGTTGCTAAGCTAGTAAATTTATTACCGGCAATAATAAAACCTAATTTAAATTTACAACCTATTACTGTTAAATTTAGAGCGGGCACGTTAACGCCAAAAATTTCCGGTGGCGGGGTATTCCATTCTTCTTCGCTACAGGCGGCGTAATACATGGAGCTATCATCAAAAAAAGGATTGGTTGAGGTAGCTGATAAAATATCAGAAACATCAATTAACTGAGTTGGTTGCCAATTGATTACTACTAAATAGGGAATAGTTGTAGTTGCCCCTACATCACCCAAAGTCGGAGACCAATAAGGAGCTAAGTGCCCGATTACTTCATAATATTCATATCCGATAGTTGTTCCGTCTCCGGTTAAAGTAAAAAAACTTTTTCCGTCTCTTTTATTTATATAAAATCCGCTAATATCTATAATCGTACTAGTCGCTACAAAAGTACTGCTTGTCATGGTGCTATTTAATTTTCTAATCTCAATATGATCATAATGAGTAAAGACATCTTCGTTATATAAATAATTAACGATAGCGGATGACTGATTAGAAAATGTATAAGGGTTAGAAAAGAAAAATAAACTATTGTTAGTTGCATTTGGATTATTAGCACATTCACCGCAATCAATTGGACAACTAGAACAATTTTCTGTAGTTGTTTGGCAAAAGGTATCACCACAATATTCTGTTGGAGGGGCTTCATTAAATTCCACAAAAGCCATTGAGAAATCAGATAATTGATTAGTATAAGTAATTTGTTGAATTATATTATTTATATAAGTATAAGAGACAACTCCTTGGTGAACATCATTTCCTACAAAACCATAATTTCCCAATATTGTAGAATTACTTGATTGAACTGGTGTTGGCATTACACCACCATTCCAGTTGCTCCAAGATGACCAATTTTCACCGAAAGCAAATAATAAATTTCCATTTACTCCATTGTTGTAATAAGTTATTCCACTTGCAGTTGAACCAGTCGAAGTTGCCACTATTGGATAATCAGTATCAACTCCTGATAAAAGAAAACAAGCTATATCTGGCCATGGCCAATTATTTTGCCAATATAAATTATTATTTGAAGTTAAATTGTAAGCACCAATATCGGGATTTTTTAGATAAAATATCCTTGAATATGCTCCGTATTCTAAATTTGGAATTTTAGTAAAAGCGTCTCCATTAAAATATAAGCTGTTTAGAGAATATCTGCCTCCGCTATCACCCATAGGACTACAAACCATTAAAACATCACCCGAATAACTGGGAATTATAATTGTTCGATAACCTTTATTGGCAAAAGGTAAATTTTGAACATTTATACTTGCTTTAACTTGATTGGAAAAAGTAAAAATTCCAAACGTTATAATTACAGCAAATATTATTTTTAAGAATTTATTTTTCATCTTTTTGGTTCGTTATTTCTCGCCAATTCTTATAGATTTCATCCATTTTGAGCCGGTCGTGATAAAGCCTCGGCTCGGTAAAAGATTTATAGAATTGATAATTTAAATAAACGAGAATAACTATTAAAATCACGAGTAAAATATTGGTAAACATAAAATTAATTTAAGAAGGGAAAAAGGGTTTACGCCCCGCCGGTTAAGACGGGGCGATAAACTATTTGATCGTGCCTCTGATTTTCTTTACGCCCCACATAATACCTTTGATAATCAAAGTTAATGTGATGACAGCACCGAATACTCCTAAGATATAAGGGATAAATGCATAAGCATTATCCTTTAATAAACTAGTGGTGCTGGCTAAAGAATTGGTCAGGTCAGGATCTGGAGCCGCATGAACAAAGTTAGTGGTTAAACCAACTGCACCCAATAAGGCCATAAAACCGATTCCAATCTTCTTAAACATATTTTCACCCCCCTTCTAGTCTTTATTTATTTTTATTAATAAAGAACGGAATAAGAATAAGACCGACAAAACCTGCCCATAGGCACCATTTTAATAATTCATTTACTGCTTCAAATTCGGTCATATAATTACAAACTATCTTTTATCTTTTTAAGCCCCCAAATTATTACAAGAATAATAATTAAAGGGGTGTAAATCTGTACAAATTCAATTCCATTTATTTCCATATTTTTTTAGCTACATAAATTATAATGATTGCTCCAAGGGCTATTTTTACAAAGAAAAATAAACCAGCAATTGGTAAAACAAATGTGGCTGTTAAATTAACAATGTTGTCAGCACTGTCTAAAACTTGATAATGGAATAAAATTTCGTTGAAATTCATAAGATTAATTTAGAAGCGGGGAATGGACTTACAGATTTTATAGTTAACCTTGCCATTCCCTCATTTCTAATTTTTATTTTCATCTGGAACGTAAACGGAAAGGAAGGCTCTTTTTCTTTGCTTATCAATGTAATAATAAGGAAAGACGTTGACCAAAATTTCTATAGACGCTCCGACTTTACCGTAATTTTTTTCTAGGGGCACTCCGACCTTTATCGGATAAATGCTTCCTGCCGGTTCGATAAACAAAGATCGCTTAACGCCAGGTGTGCCGTCTTTGCGAGTAAAATTTTCATTTTTATCTTCTTTGATTATGCCTTTTAGAATAAACATAGTTTTTGTATTATCGTTTTTTATTATTCTGCCCCCGACCTTTATCCGGCAGTTTACGTTCATATAATATATAATTAGCTTTCACAAAAATTACGGGGAATATTTTTGTGTATAACAAAAAAGCCCCGTTTTACGGGACTTTAAGTGTATTTATTTTTGTGAATTTAGAGGTATTTTTTTCTTATTCTAACCTTGCCTTTACTTCCTGTATTATAGATTAAAAAATCAATTATTGAGTTATTGCTTTGCTCTCTTATTTTATCATTAATATATTGGCAAGCTCTATTGTATTTTTTCCAATTATTTCTTCGTTCTTTATATTCCAATTCGCCAAAC encodes the following:
- a CDS encoding zonular occludens toxin domain-containing protein, whose protein sequence is MALDGSKFKLITGLPGSGKSLMMATFVYPYLIAGYQVYSNLWLNWKNFDVLGEWDTDKNNLHYYQEIEDIVDVRNCIVICDEIAEPLDPRNWENESGAIRRFFQQHRHHHVDIYGTTQNITLVAKSARIVIDEWTDCFRILRIIPGVIIFRERSIDRTQMLKEEPEPKDNGFFSWLSELRFFLKSKLLFTKWNKYKLELEHKFCEKCHERHEFNLNICPKCKQALVIKPTGIYDSCYDIKLRPKKHYWRPISICADCGREHKSGYRGVLSEEEFLKQKELIVR